From Brevundimonas vesicularis:
TTGCGATGACGTTGGTGTCTCAGCCATTTGCACGAAGGACCCGCCCATGACCCCGGAAAAGCCCCACCGACACGACACTGCCGCCGATGCGGTGCACGACGGCCGGCCGGTCGACGCCGAACTGGTGCGCAGCGGACGCAAGAACGCGCGCATCGCCGTCATCCTGGCGGTTTCGACCCTCGCCGCCGCGGTGCTGCTGTTGGGCCTGTGGTTCGTGACCAACGGCGCTTTCAACGCCAAGAACGCTGAGACGGGTCCTGAGGCCGCCGCCGCCGAGACCCAAGCGTTCGCGGGTGACAGCCAGACGCCGCCCGCCGCCGACGCGCCAACGGATTCGACGGGCCGCGCCGTCGCCACACCGACGGGCGAAGCGCCGAACGTCAACGCCCCGACCGTGCCTTCGAACTAACTCGGTCAGGCCGGGCGGCGGGCGCGAAGGGCCTGAACGATGGTGCCGTCGTCCAGCCAGTCCAATTCTCCGCCGACCGGCACCCCGCGCGCCAGCGAGGTGATCTCCACATCCGGCCCGGCGATCCGTTCGGCGACATAGTGGGCGGTCGTCTGGCCATCGACCGTGGCCGGCAGGGCCAGCACGACCTCGCGCACGCCCCCGCCCCTCACGCGCCCGACCAGTTCGGTGACCCGCAGATGCTCGGGTCCGACGCCGTCCAGAGCGGACAACAGTCCGCCAAGCACATGGTATTTTCCGCGAAAGGCGCCGGATCGCTCCATAGCCCACAGGGCGCCGGCCTCTTCGACCACGCAGATCAGGCCATTGTCGCGCGATGCGTCTGAACAGATGGCGCAGGGGTCGCGCGTATCCGGCGCGCCGCAAACCGAGCACGACACGACCTTCTCGGCCGTCTCGGCCAGCGACGCCGCCAGCGGCACCAGCAACTGCTCGCGGCGCTTCAACAGCGCCAGCGCCGCACGCCGCGCCGAGCGCGGACCCAGGCCCGGCAGTTTGGCGAGAAGGGAGATCAGCCGTTCGATCTCCGGCCCGGCGGAGGCGGCCATCAGAACAGTTTCGGCATTCCGGGAATGTTCATCCCGGCCATGGGGCCTGCGGCCTCGCGCATCAGGGCGTTGTTCTGCTCATCCAGCTTGCGCTTGGCGTCGGCATGGGCGGCGACGATCAGATCGGCCAGGATCTCGCCCTCGCCCGGGCTCAGCAGACTGTCGTCGATCTTGATGGCCGTAATCTCGCCAGGGCCCTTGAGGGACACCGAGACGAGACCGCCGCCGGAAGAACCCTCGGCGGTCGTTTCAGCCATTTTAGCCTGGGCGTCTTGCAGCTTTTGCTGCATCGCCTGGGCCTGCTGCATCAGTTGGGTCAGATCTTTCATGCCTTCTAGATAGGGCGAACAAAGCCCGGGCGACAGAGGGCTTGTGCTCGGTGCGCAAGATCGAAACCGAGCATTTCGGGATTGGCGCTTGCGGCCGTTGCGAAACGTCCTAATTAGCACCTGTCTTCGTTGCTATTTAAGTCAGGAACGCACCCCATGGCCTATGATGCTACTCATCAACGCGACGGGCCGCTGTCGGACGCCGCCCTGTCGCAACTGTTTACCGAAGCGCGCACGCGCAACGGCTGGACCGACCGCCCCGTCGCGCCGGAACTGCTGCACAGGCTGTATGACCTGACCAAGTTCGGGCCCACGGCGGTCAACGGGTCGCCCGCCCGCTTCGTTTTCATTACCTCTCCCGAGGCCAAGGCCCGCCTGATCCCGCTGATGAGCGAAGGCAATCGCGACAAGACACAGCAGGCCCCGGTGACGGTGATCGTCGGTCAGGACATGGACTTCCACGACCATCTCGACGCCCTGTTCCCCCACGCGCCGGGCGCCAAGGCCTGGTTCGCTGACGAGGCCGGACGGCGCGAGACCGCCTTCCGCAACGCCTCGCTGCAGGGCGGCTATCTGACCATCGCCGCGCGCGCCCTGGGCCTGGATGTCGGGCCTATGTCCGGCTTCGACGCCGCCGGCGTGAAGGCCGAGTTCTTCCCCGACAGCCATGTCGAGCCGAACTATATCCTCAACCTCGGCTATGGCTCGGACGAGAACCTGTTTCCACGCTCGCCGCGCCTGTCGTTCGACGAGGCGGCGCAGATCCTCTGAGCCGAGCGCTCAGCCCGAAACGAAGAAGGGCGGCCCGTCGGGCCGCCCTTTTGTCGTTCGTCGCCGCGGCGATCAGTGGTTCGGCGGCGCAGACGCCGTCGCGGCGGGCGGGGCCGCTGGGGTCGCCTGAGACGCGGCGGGGGCGCCCGCGGCCGGGGTGGTGCCGGTCGCCTCGGTCGCCGCAGCGCCTTCGGTCACCGGGGCCTCGCCCGTGGCAGGCGCGCCGGCGGCCGGCGCGGCCGCGCCAGGCTGACGGGTGGGATCCGGCGCCGGGATGGCGAAGCCGCCGGAGCCCTGCGTGCGCAGCCAGGCGATCAGATTGATGCGCGTCTGGGTGTCGCGGATGCCGGCGAAGGACATCTTGGTGCCGGGCACATATTTGGCCGGGGCGGTGATGAAGCTGTTGATCTGGTCATAGCCCCAGGTCGGCGCCTCGGCCTTGTGCTTGGCCATAGCATCGGAATAGGCGAAGCCCGGACGGTGCATGACCGGCCCGCCGACCACGCCCCACAGGTTCGGACCGATCTTGTCGGCGCCGCCCTGGTGCGCGTCATGGCAGGCCTGGCAACGTGCGAAGGCGGCCTCGCCGGCGGCCAGATCGGCGGTCGGCAGGACCGTGCCCCAGTCGGGCGCCAGTTCGGCGGCTTCACCGCCGGCGGCCTCTTCCGGCGCATCGACGAAATAGCCCATCTTTTCGGGGGCTTCCGAATGATAGACGAGGCCCGAGGCCTGCTGGACGACCAGGATGACGAACGCCGTCCCCAGAGCCGCGCCGAAAATCTTGTTCCACTTAAGATCGCCGCTCATACGCCTGGTCGTTTCCCTCTGCCGGCCGGGCCCCTCGAAAACACGCCCCGGACATAATCTTGCTTTGGCGTCTCTGGCACGGTAGCGCCGCCTTCGCAACCGGCCCAACGCGTGACGGGCCAGACAGGCGTCAGGGAAGTCGATGAATCCGTTGATAATGATACCGGCTCGCATGGCCGCCACCCGCCTGCCGAACAAGCCGCTGGCCCTGATCGGCGACACGCCGATGATCGTGCGCGCCTATCGCCAGGCCGAGGCCTCGGGCCTGCCGGTCGTGGTCGCCGCCGGCGATCCCGAGATTGTCGAGGCGGTGGAAGCCGCAGGCGGCCGCGCCGTCCTGACCGACCCGGCCCTGCCCTCGGGCTCGGACCGCATTCGCGCCGCCGTGGACGCCATCGACCCCGAGGGCGATTTCGACGCGGTCATCAACGTCCAGGGCGACATGCCCTTCGCCAGCCCCGGTCTGGCCGTCGCCTGCGCCGCCATTCTGCACGGCGAGCCGACCTGCGACATCGCCACCCTGGTCGCTGCCGAGGCCGAGGCGTCGGACCGGACCAATCCCGATGTGGTCAAGGCGGTGCTGGCCCTGGGCGAAGGCGAACGCCAGGCCCGCGCCCTCTATTTCACCCGCTCGACCCTGTATGGCGACGCCCCTGTCTGGCGTCATATCGGCGTCTATGGCTATCGCCGCGAGGCGCTGAACCGCTTCTGCGCCGCGCCGCCGTCGCCGCTGGAAAAACGCGAGAAGCTGGAACAGCTGCGCGCCCTGGAAATGGGCATGCAGATCTGGGCCGCCGTCATCGACGAAGCCCCCCTGTCCGTCGACAATCCCGCCGACCTGGAGGCGGCGCGGGCGCTGGCCTAGACCTCGTCGACCCAGGCCTGGATCAGGCTGTGGGCGATGGCGAAGGGCGGCGGGGCCTGAATGCTCGGGTGCTCGCCCGCCAGCACGGCGCGCGCCTCGGCCCGCGTCAGCCAGGCGACGGCTTCCAGCTCGGTCTGGTCCGGTTGCGCCTGATCGTCCGACACCTCCGCGATCAGGCCGATCATCAGTTGCGACGGAAAGGGCCAGGGCTGGCTGGAGTGATAGGCCGTGGCGATCACGGTCAGGCCGGCCTCTTCCTTCACCTCGCGGGCGCAGGCCTCCTCGATGGATTCGCCCGGTTCCAGGAACCCGGCCAGGGCCGACATTCGTCCGGCAGGCCAGGCCGCCTGACGGCCCAGCAGGCAGATGGGCTCCGCCCCGCCCTTATAGACCGGCAGCATGATGGTGACCGGATCGACGCGCGGGAAATGCTCGGTCCCGCAGGCCGGGCATATCCGCTTCCAGCCGCCCGACGCCGTCTCGCTCAGCGTGCCGCAGTTGGCGCAGAAACCGTGCTTGCGGCGCCAGTCGAACAGGCTCTTGGCCCCGCCCGCGATCGCCGCATCCGCCGCCGGCAGGATCGCCGCCGCCGCACGCATCTCTTGAAAGGCGCCCAGCCCGGCCAGCGGTCCGTTGGTCGGATCGATGGAGCCTTCGAACTCGATGGCGAAGACGGGTTCGTCGTTCCACAGGCCCAAGAACGCCTCGCGATCCCGCACCAGGCTGCGCGCATGGCGCATCTGCAGCCACGCCAGCCTCGGCCCTTCGCCCGTCTCCTCGATCAGCGGTCGCCCTTCCCAGAGCACCAGGGCCTGGGCGTAGGGCTTAGCGGCCTGCTCGGCCAGCCAGTCGGGATCATTCCTCAGGTCGCCGGCCCGATCGAGCGGATTGCCGGCGAAGGTGTTCTGATGGGCCATGCGGGTTTGTAGCTCTTGATTCCGGCCTTCGCACCCGTCATATCTCCGCTTGGAGATCGCGGGCGAAGGCTTCGCCAATCTGGTCAGGGCCGGAAGGCAGCAGCCACAACGAATTCCCCTTCGGGTCGCGGTCTCTACTTCCTCTTTTTTGTGCGCTAACGCTCGCGACGCGGTCGCTCGCTGCTACAGCGCGTTGGTGCGTCACGTCTCCTCCCCACCTGTGGGGAGGGGGACCGCGAAGCGGTGGAGGGGCTCTTGCAATCCCACAGACGCCGGAGTGCGGTAAAACCCCCTGCGTCACGACGCGAAGACGCGCCGCGCCACTCCCCGCAAAGCAGGGAGGCGACTCGTTGAGAATCGCTTCTTCCCGCCCCTCAGCCGCTGTAAGACTTCCTCCCATGACGGACAGCGACACGAATCTCGACGGCCCGCCTTGGGAAGAGGACGACGTCGCCCCGCGCGACGAGAATACCAATGACATGTTCGGCGCGCCTGCCGCGGCGCCCGAGCCGGTCGTTGCGCCCGCTGCCGCCCCCCTCGCCAAGCCTGCGCCTGCCGAAGTCGAAGCCCACGTCGATGACGGCGCCGCCTATCAGGTGCTGGCGCGCAAATACCGGCCGCGCACCTTTGAGGATCTGATCGGGCAGGAGGCGATGGTGCGCACCCTGACCAACGCCTTCGCCACGGGCCGGATCGCCCACGCCTTCATGCTGACGGGCGTGCGCGGCGTCGGCAAGACGACCACCGCCCGCCTTCTGGCCCGCGCCCTGAACAACGAAACCGACAGCATCGATAAGCCGTCGCTGACCCTGACCGCCCACGGCTGGCACGACGCCGCCATCATGGCCGGCCAGCACATGGACGTGATGGAGATGGACGCGGCGTCGCACACCGGCGTCAATGACATCCGCGACATCCTGGAAAGCGTCCGCTATGCGCCCGTCGAGGCGCGCTATAAGGTCTATGTGCTGGACGAGGTCCACATGCTGTCGACGCAGGCGTTCAACGCCCTGCTGAAGACGCTGGAAGAGCCGCCGCCCCACGCCAAATTCATCTTCGCTACCACCGAGATCCGCAAGGTGCCGGTGACGATTCTGAGCCGCTGTCAGCGCTTCGACCTGCGTCGGGTCGAGCCGGAGATCCTGGTCGAGCACCTGGGCCGGATCGCCGACCGCGAGGGCATGAAGATCGAGAACGACGCCCTGGCCCTGATCTCGCGCGCAGCCGAGGGGTCGGTGCGCGACGGCCTGTCGCTGCTGGACCAGGCCCTGGTCCAGGCGGAGCGCGGCGAGATGGTCAAGACCGAGACGGTGCGCGACATGCTGGGTCTCGCCGACCGGACCCAGACCATCGCCCTGTTCGAGAGCGTCATGGCCGGCCGCACGCCCGAGGCGCTGGAGAGTTTCCGCACCCTCTACGGCTTCGGCGCCGATCCGGTGCAGGTGACCAACGACCTGCTGGAGCACTGCCACGCCGCCTCGGTCGCTAAGATGCTGGGTCCGAACGCGACGCGGTTGCCCAACGATCAGGCGCAGAAGCTGGCGGCCCTGGGCGCGGCCATTCCGGCGGCGACCCTGTCGCGCACCTGGCAGATGCTGCTGAAGGCGCTGGACGAGGTGCGGCGCGCACCCAATCCGGCCGATGCGGTCGAAATGGCCATCGTGCGTCTGGCCTACGCCGCCGACCTGCCGGGACCGGAGGAGGCGCTGAAGCGGCTGCAATCCGGCGAACCGATAGGCGGCGGATCGGCCCCGCGTGGCGGCGGCGGAGGCGGAGGCGGCACCTCGGCGCAGTTGGCGGCGCGTCCCGTCATGGCCCCCGCCCTGCCCGATCCGCAGACCTTCGAACAGGTCGTCGCCCTGATCGGCGAGAAGCGCGAGGTCGGGCTTCAGATGGATGTGGAGCGGTATGTGAAGCCGGTCTCGTTCAAGCCCGGCGCCATCGTCTATGAAAGCGTCCAGGGCGCGCCGATCGAACTGGCCCGCAAGCTGTCGGCCCGCCTGCGCGAATGGACCGGCCGCACCTGGCTGATCGCCGCCAACGGCCAGGGCGGGGCCGAGACGGTCATCGAGATCCAGAAAAAGGCCCGCGCCGCCGAACGCGCCGAGGTCGAGGCCAATCCCTTCGTCCAGGCGGTGCTTCAGGCCTTCCCCGGCGCCAAGCTGGGCGAGATCAAGACCATCGCCCCGACCGTGGTCACCCCTGAAATCCCCGACGTGGTCGAGGACGACGAGGACTAGATGGGTCAGCGCCCGTCATTCCGGGGCTGAGCGCAGCGAAGAACCCGGAACCCAGGGCCGCAGTCGCTGTGGTCAAAGTATTCGACGCCGGTTGCGCGCCCCCTGGGTTCCGGGTTCGTCCTTTGGACGCCCCGGAAGGACGCGTTGGGTGGTAGCTAAACAGTATGGCGCCCCGCGCCCTACCGCGGCGCGCGCTTGGCGAGGATGCGTTGCAGGGTGCGACGGTGCATGCCCAGGCGGCGCGCCGTCTCCGAGACATTGTGGTCGCATAGCTCATAGACGCGCTGGATATGCTCCCAGCGGACGCGGTCGGCGCTCATCGGGTTTTCGGGCGGCTCGGGCGAATCGCCGGTGGCGAGCAGGGCCTTGACCACGTCGTCCGCATCGGCGGGCTTGGACAGATAGTCGACGGCGCCGGCCTTGACCGCCGCGACCGCCGTGGCGATGGCGCCGTAGCCGGTCACCATGACGATGCGGGCGTCCTCGCGCTTTTCGCGCACCGCTTCGACGATCTTCAGCCCGTTGCCGTCCTCAAGCCGCATGTCCAGCACGGCGAACGCCGGGGCCTTGTCATGCAGCAACTGCATCGCCTCGGCGACGGATTCAGCGGTCGTCACCTGAAAGCCGCGCGCCTCCAGCGCCCGCCCCATGCGGGTGCGCAGGGCCTGGTCGTCATCCAGCAGCAGCAGGGACTTGTCTGGCAGGGCGGCGATGCGGGCTTCGAGTTCTGACATGCGTTTCTCTCTCCTGCCGCTTCAAGTCGGGACGGGTAGCGCGCGGGTCAAGGCCAAGGTTCCGCCTGCGACGCTTCGACCCAATCGCCTCATGCCGCGACCTCCAGCGCCGGCCGCGCCCAGCGCACCGCCACGCGCGCGCCACGGGGCGCCGCCTTGGCCTCCGATTGCGGCAGGCCCTGACCCACGCTGACCGAGCCGCCGGTCCGCTCCAGCAGGGTGCGGGCGATGAAGAATCCCAGGCCCATGCCGCCCTGGCTGGGGGCGATGGCCGGCTCGACCGTTGTGCGGGGCTTGGACGGGCGGGCGGCGGCGGCGATCTGGGCGGCCAGGGCCTGGCGCGCCTTGCCCTGCGGCCGACTGGTCACATAGGGCTCGCCCAGCCGGGGCAGGATGTCGCCAGCGAAGCCCGGCCCATCGTCCAGAATCTCGATCTCGATCCAGCCGGCGTCCACCACCGCCTGGACCCGCACCGTCGTCTTGGCGAAATCGGCGGCGTTCTCGACCAGGGTGGACAGGCCGTGGATCACCTCGGGCATCCGGCGCACGCGCGGCGCGGGCTGACCCGGCGGCGTCTTGACCAGCACATCAAAGGCCAGGTCGAAGCCCCGGTGCGGCTCCACCACCTCTTCCAGCAGGGCCTTCAGCGAGACGTCGGCATACAGGGCGTCGTCGCCCTCGGGCTGTTGCGACAGTTGGGTCAGGATGCCCCGGCACCGTTCGGCCTGTTGCAGGATCAGGGCCGCGTCCTCGGCCGCGTCGCTGTCGGGGGCTGAGGCGCGCTGAAGCTCCTTGGCCACCACCTGAATGGTCGCCAGCGGCGTGCCAAGCTCATGCGCCGCCGCCGCCGCCAGGCCGCCCAGCGCCGCCAGCCTCTGTTCGCGTTGCAGCACGTCCTGGGTGGTCGCGAGGGCCAGTTCCAGCTTCTCCGCATCGGCCGCCACCCGCCAGGCGTAGCCGGCGGTGAAGACCACGCCGGTCACCAGCGCCATGGCCATGCCGAGGCGATACAGGGTCGGGAGGTGGAAGTTCTCGTGCGGTCGCCACGGCAGAGGCTCGGACCAGAAGAACAGCACCCCGACCGCGATCAGGGCCAGCACGCCCAGCATTAGAGCCTGACGCGCCGGCAGGGCCGCCGCCGCGATGGTCACGGGCGCGACCAGCAAGAGGCAGAAGGGGTTCTCCAGCCCGCCGGTCAGACCCAGCAGCACGCCCAGCTGGAAGATGTCGAAGCCCAGGTGGATCGCCGTCGTGCGCCCGTCCGGCAGGCTGGCCTCCAGCCGGCGTACCCGCGCCATGGCCCCCACATTCACAGCCGCGCTGATGGCGATCACGATCAGGCAGGGCCAGAGCGGCAGGGGGAAATGCAGCCCCTGATGCGCCGTCAGGATCGCCGCGCTCTGGCCGATGATCGTCAGCCAGCGCAGAACGATCAGGGTCCGCAGTGAAAACCCCCGACCACGACGCGGGGCAT
This genomic window contains:
- a CDS encoding ActR/PrrA/RegA family redox response regulator transcription factor, with amino-acid sequence MSELEARIAALPDKSLLLLDDDQALRTRMGRALEARGFQVTTAESVAEAMQLLHDKAPAFAVLDMRLEDGNGLKIVEAVREKREDARIVMVTGYGAIATAVAAVKAGAVDYLSKPADADDVVKALLATGDSPEPPENPMSADRVRWEHIQRVYELCDHNVSETARRLGMHRRTLQRILAKRAPR
- a CDS encoding c-type cytochrome, with protein sequence MSGDLKWNKIFGAALGTAFVILVVQQASGLVYHSEAPEKMGYFVDAPEEAAGGEAAELAPDWGTVLPTADLAAGEAAFARCQACHDAHQGGADKIGPNLWGVVGGPVMHRPGFAYSDAMAKHKAEAPTWGYDQINSFITAPAKYVPGTKMSFAGIRDTQTRINLIAWLRTQGSGGFAIPAPDPTRQPGAAAPAAGAPATGEAPVTEGAAATEATGTTPAAGAPAASQATPAAPPAATASAPPNH
- a CDS encoding 3-deoxy-manno-octulosonate cytidylyltransferase, with the protein product MNPLIMIPARMAATRLPNKPLALIGDTPMIVRAYRQAEASGLPVVVAAGDPEIVEAVEAAGGRAVLTDPALPSGSDRIRAAVDAIDPEGDFDAVINVQGDMPFASPGLAVACAAILHGEPTCDIATLVAAEAEASDRTNPDVVKAVLALGEGERQARALYFTRSTLYGDAPVWRHIGVYGYRREALNRFCAAPPSPLEKREKLEQLRALEMGMQIWAAVIDEAPLSVDNPADLEAARALA
- the recR gene encoding recombination mediator RecR, which gives rise to MAASAGPEIERLISLLAKLPGLGPRSARRAALALLKRREQLLVPLAASLAETAEKVVSCSVCGAPDTRDPCAICSDASRDNGLICVVEEAGALWAMERSGAFRGKYHVLGGLLSALDGVGPEHLRVTELVGRVRGGGVREVVLALPATVDGQTTAHYVAERIAGPDVEITSLARGVPVGGELDWLDDGTIVQALRARRPA
- a CDS encoding DNA polymerase III subunit gamma/tau, encoding MTDSDTNLDGPPWEEDDVAPRDENTNDMFGAPAAAPEPVVAPAAAPLAKPAPAEVEAHVDDGAAYQVLARKYRPRTFEDLIGQEAMVRTLTNAFATGRIAHAFMLTGVRGVGKTTTARLLARALNNETDSIDKPSLTLTAHGWHDAAIMAGQHMDVMEMDAASHTGVNDIRDILESVRYAPVEARYKVYVLDEVHMLSTQAFNALLKTLEEPPPHAKFIFATTEIRKVPVTILSRCQRFDLRRVEPEILVEHLGRIADREGMKIENDALALISRAAEGSVRDGLSLLDQALVQAERGEMVKTETVRDMLGLADRTQTIALFESVMAGRTPEALESFRTLYGFGADPVQVTNDLLEHCHAASVAKMLGPNATRLPNDQAQKLAALGAAIPAATLSRTWQMLLKALDEVRRAPNPADAVEMAIVRLAYAADLPGPEEALKRLQSGEPIGGGSAPRGGGGGGGGTSAQLAARPVMAPALPDPQTFEQVVALIGEKREVGLQMDVERYVKPVSFKPGAIVYESVQGAPIELARKLSARLREWTGRTWLIAANGQGGAETVIEIQKKARAAERAEVEANPFVQAVLQAFPGAKLGEIKTIAPTVVTPEIPDVVEDDED
- a CDS encoding YbaB/EbfC family nucleoid-associated protein, whose protein sequence is MKDLTQLMQQAQAMQQKLQDAQAKMAETTAEGSSGGGLVSVSLKGPGEITAIKIDDSLLSPGEGEILADLIVAAHADAKRKLDEQNNALMREAAGPMAGMNIPGMPKLF
- the nudC gene encoding NAD(+) diphosphatase, translating into MAHQNTFAGNPLDRAGDLRNDPDWLAEQAAKPYAQALVLWEGRPLIEETGEGPRLAWLQMRHARSLVRDREAFLGLWNDEPVFAIEFEGSIDPTNGPLAGLGAFQEMRAAAAILPAADAAIAGGAKSLFDWRRKHGFCANCGTLSETASGGWKRICPACGTEHFPRVDPVTIMLPVYKGGAEPICLLGRQAAWPAGRMSALAGFLEPGESIEEACAREVKEEAGLTVIATAYHSSQPWPFPSQLMIGLIAEVSDDQAQPDQTELEAVAWLTRAEARAVLAGEHPSIQAPPPFAIAHSLIQAWVDEV
- a CDS encoding ActS/PrrB/RegB family redox-sensitive histidine kinase produces the protein MTSTEARMAPHGASSSEPLNGWSDAPRRGRGFSLRTLIVLRWLTIIGQSAAILTAHQGLHFPLPLWPCLIVIAISAAVNVGAMARVRRLEASLPDGRTTAIHLGFDIFQLGVLLGLTGGLENPFCLLLVAPVTIAAAALPARQALMLGVLALIAVGVLFFWSEPLPWRPHENFHLPTLYRLGMAMALVTGVVFTAGYAWRVAADAEKLELALATTQDVLQREQRLAALGGLAAAAAHELGTPLATIQVVAKELQRASAPDSDAAEDAALILQQAERCRGILTQLSQQPEGDDALYADVSLKALLEEVVEPHRGFDLAFDVLVKTPPGQPAPRVRRMPEVIHGLSTLVENAADFAKTTVRVQAVVDAGWIEIEILDDGPGFAGDILPRLGEPYVTSRPQGKARQALAAQIAAAARPSKPRTTVEPAIAPSQGGMGLGFFIARTLLERTGGSVSVGQGLPQSEAKAAPRGARVAVRWARPALEVAA
- a CDS encoding malonic semialdehyde reductase, with amino-acid sequence MAYDATHQRDGPLSDAALSQLFTEARTRNGWTDRPVAPELLHRLYDLTKFGPTAVNGSPARFVFITSPEAKARLIPLMSEGNRDKTQQAPVTVIVGQDMDFHDHLDALFPHAPGAKAWFADEAGRRETAFRNASLQGGYLTIAARALGLDVGPMSGFDAAGVKAEFFPDSHVEPNYILNLGYGSDENLFPRSPRLSFDEAAQIL